The following are encoded in a window of Lactobacillus intestinalis genomic DNA:
- a CDS encoding pectate lyase-like adhesive domain-containing protein → MLSKNNYHEKLRKMEPRKERFSIRKFSIGAASVLIGFSFMSMAGNQKVQAATEKNSVVVTQNAEQQSKTNGAQSAEQQSKTNDAQSAEQQSNKIQSSAAAVNAQNSKAADAEKVKTTTTSNQNSTDSKVTQSPAANSNQNLSKDVANKEVKETTPVEAAASKEAKNDEATPKTEASKNTNTLNLNRVGATDLSKVRATQFFVREEKVAPQETQTKTLRGTQTQDVSDWQGFVNAMNDSSVGTINLTSDITVANKGTNVNGIHRPQPLINSGKMNLTGSNISGGLDVDGQGHAINFGANYLSFDTNNQKDSNPWDIDFKNLTINADGYDNSWSTLGGAFSPIYMGGDDIKTNLSKNKVTFENVTADVKNGAFYTTTMALQTGDDPYTTVTFKGNNNITCEAVNVKGNQLYNYSSAVSASHIIFADGTNTIFNVSSAKTNNDQNPGGNILRAKVEDEKNDTAPAIDVQQGATVTLNGKSTDVKGMLVNSAITGTVQVDGNLNANMADGHSIAIWAGNLNIGKTGVVNIDTKQSNDGTGANGVTNYNGYHYAPISLGVGFAFNVTNADSNVLDNAGTLVIKRTGDNKSTSPLISFGSGNGTGSIFTVNVQNGATLDLQDSAQSSIAGATTNTPNIGLITMWGSGNGSATSSDTINITNPAYVNFQRTGKQTGTLLRLENQVNHVNIQSNGGRNPLPLAQWDEGNYNNPSYYWYINNLTTQNNWGNNSISGFAGEGQTVGANKAGEAKFLHSNGTVTMGGSQAGLNQYQYTDGTITQGQPNPGVHYQTPYLNQFLNNFNWWTPQQISMGTNLETKVTPTDADKYQPVVQTIDGNTSQTLKDLTAKDGIKGLLSSNGTETDDLSSVKSVSWYDAATDANEWKSVMGNEAAPTNPIGNLKTSDKSAWAKVTYTDGSVDFANIPLKITEPMAKLYTPSYKPVSVEQGQSTTDDPAFTDQAGKDVTAPAGTTFTTDTDTPKWATINPSTGTVTVKPSTEVTPGAYNVPVTVTYPDKSTDETTVPVIVTKAGQTVTWGDNGAVVTTVDTSKLNAHETTENSQVLSPATVVTAEGYELTNGKLSTTATPITIDPSTVSWTTTPNTNVETATAAGKEIENNTIKIDLTNNNAANNILGSKNGVVTTNPFTIDAKVQVLKMSLLQLMWHLAQP, encoded by the coding sequence ATGTTATCAAAAAACAATTATCACGAAAAGCTTCGTAAAATGGAGCCTAGAAAAGAACGGTTTTCAATTAGAAAGTTTTCTATTGGTGCCGCTTCTGTTTTAATTGGTTTCAGCTTTATGAGTATGGCTGGAAATCAAAAAGTTCAAGCCGCTACTGAAAAGAATTCTGTAGTAGTGACTCAAAATGCTGAGCAACAATCAAAGACTAATGGTGCTCAAAGTGCTGAGCAACAATCAAAGACTAATGATGCTCAAAGTGCTGAACAGCAATCAAATAAGATTCAATCAAGTGCAGCTGCAGTTAATGCACAAAATAGCAAAGCAGCTGATGCAGAGAAGGTAAAGACAACTACCACAAGTAATCAAAATTCTACTGATAGCAAAGTTACTCAATCTCCTGCTGCTAATAGTAATCAAAATTTATCAAAAGACGTTGCTAATAAGGAAGTAAAAGAAACTACTCCTGTAGAAGCAGCTGCTTCAAAAGAGGCTAAGAACGACGAAGCTACTCCTAAGACGGAAGCTTCTAAAAATACTAATACATTAAATCTTAATAGGGTAGGAGCAACAGATCTTAGTAAGGTACGAGCAACTCAATTTTTTGTTAGAGAAGAAAAAGTTGCTCCTCAAGAAACTCAAACAAAGACTTTGCGTGGTACACAAACTCAAGATGTATCAGACTGGCAAGGCTTTGTTAACGCTATGAATGATTCTAGTGTTGGTACTATTAATTTAACTAGTGATATTACTGTTGCTAACAAGGGTACTAATGTTAACGGCATTCATCGTCCACAACCGCTAATTAACTCTGGAAAGATGAATTTAACTGGCTCTAACATTTCTGGTGGATTAGATGTTGACGGTCAAGGACACGCCATTAACTTCGGTGCTAACTACTTAAGTTTTGATACTAATAATCAAAAAGATAGTAATCCTTGGGACATTGATTTCAAGAACTTAACTATCAATGCTGATGGTTATGACAATAGCTGGTCAACTTTAGGTGGCGCATTCAGTCCAATTTACATGGGCGGAGATGATATTAAGACTAATCTTTCTAAGAACAAGGTTACCTTTGAAAATGTGACTGCTGATGTTAAAAACGGTGCCTTTTACACCACTACTATGGCATTGCAAACCGGTGATGATCCATACACTACCGTAACTTTCAAAGGTAACAATAATATTACGTGTGAAGCAGTAAACGTAAAAGGTAACCAACTTTATAATTATTCAAGTGCTGTTTCAGCTTCCCACATTATTTTTGCGGATGGCACTAATACTATCTTTAATGTAAGCAGTGCGAAAACCAACAATGATCAAAATCCTGGTGGAAACATCTTGCGTGCTAAGGTTGAAGATGAGAAAAACGATACAGCTCCAGCAATCGATGTACAACAAGGTGCTACTGTTACCTTAAATGGTAAGTCTACCGATGTTAAAGGTATGCTTGTAAATAGTGCTATTACTGGTACGGTTCAAGTCGATGGTAATTTAAATGCTAATATGGCAGATGGTCATTCAATAGCTATTTGGGCTGGTAATTTAAACATTGGTAAGACTGGTGTTGTTAATATTGATACCAAGCAAAGTAATGATGGTACTGGTGCTAACGGTGTAACTAATTACAATGGTTATCACTATGCTCCAATTTCATTAGGTGTTGGTTTTGCCTTTAATGTTACTAATGCTGATTCAAACGTTTTAGATAATGCAGGTACATTAGTAATTAAACGTACTGGTGACAATAAGTCTACTTCACCATTGATTTCATTTGGTTCTGGTAATGGTACTGGATCTATCTTTACTGTGAATGTACAAAATGGTGCTACCTTGGATCTTCAAGATTCAGCTCAATCTTCAATCGCCGGTGCAACTACTAATACCCCTAACATCGGTTTAATTACAATGTGGGGAAGTGGAAATGGTAGCGCAACTAGTTCTGATACTATTAACATTACTAATCCAGCATATGTAAACTTCCAACGGACAGGAAAGCAAACTGGTACGTTACTTCGTCTTGAAAACCAAGTAAACCATGTCAACATTCAAAGTAATGGCGGCCGCAATCCATTGCCTCTTGCTCAATGGGATGAAGGTAACTATAATAACCCATCATATTACTGGTATATTAACAACCTCACAACTCAAAATAACTGGGGTAACAACTCAATCAGTGGTTTTGCTGGTGAAGGTCAAACTGTTGGTGCAAATAAGGCTGGTGAAGCTAAATTCCTTCACTCCAACGGTACTGTTACCATGGGTGGTAGCCAAGCAGGATTGAACCAATATCAATACACTGACGGTACAATTACCCAAGGACAACCAAATCCGGGTGTACATTATCAAACGCCATACTTAAATCAATTCTTGAATAACTTTAATTGGTGGACACCACAACAAATTTCTATGGGGACTAACCTAGAAACTAAAGTAACACCAACTGATGCTGACAAGTATCAACCAGTAGTTCAAACTATTGATGGTAATACTAGCCAAACTCTGAAGGATTTAACTGCTAAAGATGGTATTAAGGGCTTGCTTTCTAGCAATGGTACAGAGACAGATGATCTTTCTTCTGTTAAGAGCGTAAGTTGGTATGATGCAGCTACTGATGCTAATGAGTGGAAGAGCGTAATGGGCAATGAAGCAGCACCAACTAACCCAATCGGCAATCTTAAGACTAGTGATAAATCAGCTTGGGCAAAAGTAACCTACACTGATGGTTCTGTTGACTTTGCAAATATTCCATTGAAGATTACTGAACCAATGGCAAAGCTTTACACTCCATCATACAAGCCAGTAAGTGTTGAACAAGGTCAATCTACTACTGATGATCCAGCATTTACTGATCAAGCTGGTAAGGATGTAACTGCTCCAGCTGGAACCACCTTTACGACTGATACGGATACACCTAAGTGGGCAACTATTAATCCATCAACAGGTACTGTAACTGTTAAGCCAAGTACTGAGGTAACACCAGGTGCTTACAATGTTCCAGTAACTGTAACTTACCCAGATAAGAGTACCGATGAGACTACTGTGCCAGTAATTGTTACTAAGGCTGGTCAAACAGTAACTTGGGGTGATAATGGTGCAGTTGTAACTACTGTTGATACCTCTAAACTTAACGCTCACGAAACTACTGAAAATTCACAAGTACTTTCTCCAGCAACTGTTGTAACTGCAGAAGGCTACGAATTAACAAATGGGAAGCTTTCAACTACTGCTACGCCAATTACGATTGATCCATCAACTGTTAGCTGGACTACAACTCCAAATACTAATGTTGAGACTGCAACTGCAGCTGGTAAGGAAATTGAAAATAATACTATTAAGATTGACCTCACTAACAATAATGCCGCTAATAACATCCTAGGTTCAAAGAATGGTGTTGTAACTACTAATCCATTTACTATTGATGCTAAGGTGCAGGTGCTAAAAATGTCGCTACTCCAGTTAATGTGGCACTTGGCTCAGCCTTAA
- the leuS gene encoding leucine--tRNA ligase, with amino-acid sequence MYNHKVVEKKWQDYWAKHDTFKTGTDPNKKNYYALDMFPFPSGKGLHVGHPEGYTATDIVSRMKRAQGYNVLHPMGWDAFGLPTEQYALKTGEDPAKVTEENIANFKRQLNTLGFSYDWDREIRTSDPNYYKWTQWVFEQMYKKGLAYEAEVPVNWSPDLGTVVANEDIVNGKTERGGYPVYRRNMKQWMLKMTAYADRLLEDLDDLDWPEPVKEMQRNWIGRSVGAQVTFKIKNSDKSFDIFTTRPDTLFGCSYTVLAPENKLVQEITTPEQKEAVNAYIKEIESKSDLERTDLNKNKTGVFTGAYAINPVNGKEVPIWISDYVLASYGTGAVMAVPAHDERDYEFASKFGLPINPVIEGGNIEKEAFADDGPHINSEFLNGLHNEEAKKRMIDWLEEHHVGGPKVNYKLRDWDFSRQRYWGEPIPVIHWEDGETTLVPEDELPLRLPHATNIKPSGTPESPLANLTDWVNVVDENGRKGKRETNTMPNWAGSSWYYLRYVDPHNDKELADYDLLKQWLPVDLYIGGAEHAVRHLLYARFWHKVLYDLGVVPTKEPFQRLYNQGLILKNHEKMSKSRGNVVNPDDVIEEYGADSLRTYEMFMGPLDASIDWDDNGPASTKKFLDRVWRMMVNDLDLKAIPQEKIVDENDGELDKVYNETVKIVTEDFDALHFNTAISQMMVFVNAAQKAKTIPREYAEGFVKLLAPVAPHMMEEIWSVFGHDESISYAKWPTYDPAKLVESTVEIMVQVNGKLRGKFEAAKDAPKDELEKTALAVPHVQKFLEGKDVKKVIVIPNKIVNIVAK; translated from the coding sequence ATGTATAATCACAAAGTTGTAGAAAAGAAATGGCAAGATTATTGGGCAAAGCATGATACTTTTAAAACTGGTACTGATCCAAATAAGAAGAATTACTATGCCTTAGATATGTTCCCATTTCCATCTGGTAAAGGTCTTCATGTAGGCCACCCAGAAGGATATACTGCAACCGATATTGTTTCAAGAATGAAGAGAGCACAAGGCTATAACGTACTTCACCCAATGGGTTGGGATGCGTTTGGTCTTCCAACTGAACAATATGCTTTAAAAACTGGTGAAGATCCAGCTAAAGTTACTGAAGAAAATATTGCTAACTTTAAGCGTCAATTGAATACCCTTGGCTTTTCATATGATTGGGATCGTGAAATTAGAACCAGTGATCCAAACTACTACAAGTGGACTCAATGGGTTTTTGAGCAAATGTATAAAAAGGGACTTGCTTATGAAGCCGAAGTTCCAGTTAACTGGTCACCAGATTTGGGTACGGTAGTTGCTAACGAAGATATCGTTAATGGTAAAACTGAACGTGGTGGCTACCCAGTTTACCGTAGAAATATGAAGCAATGGATGCTTAAGATGACCGCTTATGCCGATCGTTTGCTGGAAGATTTAGATGACTTAGATTGGCCAGAGCCAGTTAAGGAAATGCAAAGAAACTGGATTGGTAGATCTGTTGGAGCTCAAGTTACTTTCAAGATTAAAAATAGCGATAAGAGCTTTGACATCTTTACTACTCGCCCAGATACTTTATTTGGTTGTTCTTACACTGTCTTAGCTCCTGAAAACAAGCTTGTGCAAGAGATTACCACTCCAGAGCAAAAAGAAGCTGTGAATGCTTATATTAAAGAAATTGAATCAAAATCTGACCTTGAAAGAACTGATTTAAACAAGAATAAGACTGGTGTCTTCACTGGTGCTTATGCAATTAACCCAGTTAACGGTAAAGAAGTTCCAATTTGGATTTCTGACTATGTTTTGGCAAGTTATGGTACCGGTGCAGTTATGGCTGTTCCTGCTCATGACGAACGTGATTATGAATTTGCAAGTAAGTTTGGTTTACCAATTAATCCAGTTATTGAAGGTGGCAATATTGAAAAAGAGGCCTTCGCTGATGATGGTCCTCATATCAATTCCGAATTTTTAAATGGTCTTCACAATGAAGAAGCTAAAAAGCGCATGATTGATTGGCTTGAAGAACACCACGTTGGTGGTCCAAAGGTTAATTACAAGCTTCGTGACTGGGACTTCAGTCGTCAACGCTACTGGGGTGAACCAATTCCTGTAATTCACTGGGAAGATGGCGAAACTACTTTAGTTCCGGAAGATGAATTACCACTTCGTTTACCACATGCAACTAATATCAAGCCTTCTGGTACTCCAGAAAGTCCACTTGCTAACTTGACTGACTGGGTAAATGTGGTTGATGAAAATGGCCGCAAGGGTAAGCGTGAAACTAATACTATGCCTAACTGGGCTGGTTCTTCATGGTACTACTTACGTTACGTTGATCCACATAATGATAAGGAACTTGCCGACTATGATTTATTAAAGCAATGGCTTCCAGTTGATCTTTATATTGGTGGGGCAGAACACGCCGTTCGTCACCTTCTTTATGCAAGATTCTGGCACAAGGTTCTTTATGATCTTGGTGTTGTACCAACCAAGGAACCATTCCAACGTCTTTATAACCAAGGTTTGATTTTAAAGAATCATGAAAAGATGTCTAAGTCTCGTGGTAATGTTGTTAACCCTGATGATGTAATTGAAGAATACGGTGCAGACTCACTTAGAACGTATGAAATGTTTATGGGTCCACTTGATGCTTCAATCGATTGGGATGATAATGGTCCTGCATCAACTAAGAAGTTCTTAGACCGTGTATGGAGAATGATGGTTAATGATCTTGACTTGAAGGCAATTCCTCAAGAAAAGATTGTTGACGAAAACGATGGTGAACTTGATAAGGTTTATAACGAAACTGTTAAGATTGTTACTGAAGACTTCGATGCACTTCACTTCAACACTGCTATCAGTCAAATGATGGTCTTTGTCAACGCGGCTCAAAAAGCTAAAACAATTCCACGCGAATACGCAGAAGGCTTTGTAAAGCTTTTAGCTCCAGTTGCACCACACATGATGGAAGAAATCTGGTCAGTATTTGGTCATGATGAATCTATCTCTTACGCAAAATGGCCAACTTATGATCCAGCTAAGCTTGTTGAATCAACTGTTGAAATTATGGTTCAAGTAAATGGTAAGCTTAGAGGTAAGTTTGAAGCTGCTAAGGATGCTCCAAAAGATGAACTTGAAAAGACAGCTTTAGCTGTGCCACACGTTCAAAAGTTCTTAGAAGGTAAAGACGTTAAGAAAGTTATTGTAATTCCTAACAAGATTGTTAACATCGTTGCTAAATAA
- a CDS encoding putative polysaccharide biosynthesis protein, protein MEKENELNAKNSQDTFLKGSAWMTIGSITSRILGALYIIPWYAWMGNYGNIANALTAKSYNIYSIFILISTAGIPGAIAKQVAKYNALNEYGIGRQLFRKGLILMTILGVLSAAVMYFAAPILATNDFVGAILHGAKSDPRQVAVMRSLSYAILLIPILSIMRGYFQGYADMMPSALSQFIEQLARVLWMLLTAFVIMQLQHGSYVHAVVQSNLAAAIGALFGIAILAWFLFSRRQYLNNLVEHSDHKIEVSTSSLFAEIIEQAIPFIIIDAGIQLFYLVDQYTFHPMIAGLVSASSDMIESWYALFALNANKLIMIIVSLASAMAVTAIPLLSAAHTQRDYRSIAKQISNILDLFLFVMIPASFGMAAIATPIYTIFYSYDPLGSSVLYLSSFTAISLGLFTVLMAILQGLSENGLAIKYLMLGLIIKAILQYPMILMFKVYGPLVSTNLGMIAIILLALKHLEISYDFNLNRTGRRFVGITTFSIGMFLVVSGVESILELFLSPARRFPAFAIVLIAVFAGVIFYGYVSVKTHLAQKILGSKVTRILDKLHINV, encoded by the coding sequence ATGGAAAAAGAAAACGAATTAAATGCAAAGAACTCGCAGGATACTTTTCTAAAAGGTTCTGCGTGGATGACAATTGGGTCAATCACTTCTCGTATTCTGGGTGCTTTGTATATCATTCCGTGGTACGCCTGGATGGGGAATTATGGCAACATTGCCAATGCATTGACTGCAAAAAGCTATAATATTTATAGTATTTTTATTCTGATTTCAACTGCAGGAATTCCAGGAGCAATTGCCAAGCAGGTAGCTAAGTATAATGCTTTAAATGAATATGGCATTGGTCGACAGCTGTTTCGCAAGGGTTTAATTTTGATGACGATCTTGGGGGTCTTGTCGGCAGCAGTGATGTATTTTGCCGCACCGATCCTCGCCACCAATGACTTTGTCGGGGCAATTTTGCATGGAGCGAAGAGTGATCCGCGTCAAGTTGCGGTAATGCGAAGTCTATCGTATGCGATTTTGCTGATTCCGATTTTGAGTATCATGCGTGGTTACTTCCAAGGTTATGCAGATATGATGCCGTCGGCGCTTTCTCAATTCATTGAACAATTAGCACGTGTACTTTGGATGCTTTTAACTGCTTTTGTAATTATGCAACTGCAACACGGCTCGTATGTACATGCTGTAGTTCAATCAAACTTAGCTGCCGCAATTGGTGCTTTGTTTGGGATTGCGATCCTAGCCTGGTTCTTATTCTCAAGAAGACAATATTTAAATAATTTAGTCGAACACTCTGATCATAAGATTGAAGTTTCAACTAGTTCCTTGTTTGCAGAAATTATCGAACAAGCCATCCCTTTCATCATTATTGATGCTGGTATTCAACTTTTCTACTTAGTAGATCAGTATACTTTCCACCCAATGATTGCAGGATTGGTAAGTGCCAGCTCAGATATGATCGAAAGTTGGTATGCCTTGTTTGCATTGAATGCTAACAAGTTGATCATGATTATTGTTTCATTGGCTAGTGCGATGGCCGTAACTGCAATTCCACTTTTGTCAGCTGCTCATACTCAACGAGATTACCGCAGTATTGCTAAACAAATTAGTAATATTTTGGATTTGTTCTTATTTGTAATGATTCCTGCATCTTTTGGAATGGCTGCAATCGCAACTCCAATCTATACTATTTTTTACAGTTATGATCCATTAGGTAGTAGTGTGCTATATCTTTCATCATTTACTGCAATTAGCTTAGGACTGTTCACAGTTTTAATGGCAATTTTACAGGGTTTATCTGAAAATGGCTTGGCCATTAAATATTTGATGTTGGGATTAATCATTAAGGCCATCTTGCAATACCCGATGATTTTGATGTTTAAAGTATATGGACCATTGGTTTCAACTAATTTAGGGATGATTGCAATTATCTTACTTGCCTTAAAACATCTAGAAATTAGCTATGATTTTAACTTAAATCGAACAGGACGCCGTTTTGTTGGAATTACTACTTTTTCAATTGGGATGTTCTTAGTTGTTTCTGGGGTTGAAAGCATTCTAGAGCTATTCCTGAGTCCGGCACGCCGTTTCCCTGCTTTTGCAATTGTGCTGATCGCGGTATTTGCTGGAGTTATCTTCTATGGTTATGTAAGTGTAAAGACCCATTTAGCCCAGAAGATTTTAGGAAGCAAAGTAACTCGAATTTTAGATAAATTACACATTAATGTGTAA
- a CDS encoding phosphatase PAP2 family protein encodes MINTNHPPKDTLIPGAIFLVIYAVWAFLVSSNAAFIHHFDQAVISVVCNNNPANVAFATTFTNLGNTSTITIETIIVFILLLAFKQFAYAFFTAGVMIAANGYNWIIKHAVQRHRPYVHHLVYADGYSFPSGHSVGSAALFGVLIILTLLLVKSKFWKTVLIILWTLFPLVIGYTRIFVHVHYPSDVFGGWLEGITFVLIGYSFLYHFYVEPKMEERQQ; translated from the coding sequence TTGATAAATACAAATCATCCCCCAAAGGATACTTTAATCCCTGGGGCTATTTTTCTGGTGATTTATGCAGTTTGGGCATTTTTAGTATCGTCTAATGCCGCATTCATTCATCACTTTGACCAAGCCGTCATCAGCGTTGTTTGCAATAACAACCCCGCCAATGTGGCCTTTGCGACGACTTTTACTAATCTAGGCAATACGAGCACAATTACAATTGAAACAATTATTGTTTTCATCCTACTCTTAGCATTTAAGCAATTTGCATATGCATTTTTTACAGCAGGGGTCATGATTGCCGCTAATGGTTACAATTGGATTATCAAACATGCCGTTCAACGACATCGTCCATATGTCCACCATTTAGTTTATGCGGACGGGTACAGCTTTCCTTCGGGTCACTCAGTTGGAAGCGCAGCGTTGTTTGGAGTTTTAATAATTTTAACTTTATTACTTGTCAAAAGTAAATTTTGGAAAACAGTTTTAATTATTCTCTGGACACTTTTCCCACTAGTAATTGGATACACCAGAATTTTTGTTCATGTTCATTATCCTTCCGATGTATTTGGTGGGTGGCTGGAAGGAATTACCTTTGTTTTAATCGGCTATTCCTTCCTCTACCACTTTTATGTTGAACCGAAAATGGAAGAGCGGCAACAATAA